The uncultured Sphaerochaeta sp. genome includes a window with the following:
- a CDS encoding carbohydrate ABC transporter permease, translated as MRKTRIPRTRVSILLLELITIFLFILFMIPFIMVVLNSAKTSREIIINAVALPSSWGQLGINISRIFNNSTVDYLGAFIDSVGITICSLAIIIIFSSMAAWVLVRNDKKMWSAVIFMFFVAAMVIPFQVLMYPLVRWLRILGNAINIRLLGTMGGIVLSYLGFGSSLSIFVFHGFIKNIPYELEEAATIDGCSYSRIFFSIVFPLLKPIIVTVMILNGIWIWNDYLLPYLVLGSKGELQTLPIAVTAFAGAYLKQWDLILTSTLLAIIPIIILYLFAQRYIIKGMVEGSIK; from the coding sequence ATGAGGAAAACAAGAATACCAAGAACACGAGTATCCATACTCTTATTGGAATTGATTACTATTTTTCTATTTATATTGTTCATGATTCCTTTCATTATGGTTGTTCTCAATTCGGCCAAGACATCTCGTGAGATTATCATCAATGCTGTTGCCCTTCCTTCTTCCTGGGGGCAGCTTGGGATAAATATTTCACGAATCTTCAATAACTCAACAGTAGATTATCTGGGAGCTTTTATCGATTCTGTGGGTATTACTATCTGCTCACTTGCCATAATTATCATTTTTTCCTCAATGGCAGCATGGGTACTCGTGAGAAATGATAAAAAGATGTGGTCTGCAGTCATCTTCATGTTTTTTGTAGCTGCAATGGTAATCCCTTTCCAAGTTCTTATGTATCCTTTGGTTAGATGGCTTAGAATACTCGGAAACGCTATCAATATACGTCTACTTGGTACAATGGGAGGTATAGTTCTTTCATATCTCGGTTTCGGATCATCCCTTTCAATCTTTGTTTTTCATGGTTTTATTAAAAATATCCCTTATGAACTGGAAGAAGCCGCTACTATTGATGGTTGTTCATATTCACGAATCTTTTTCTCAATAGTGTTTCCACTTCTCAAACCCATTATTGTAACGGTTATGATCCTTAATGGAATATGGATTTGGAATGACTACTTGCTACCTTACCTTGTACTCGGATCGAAGGGTGAATTGCAGACCCTCCCAATTGCTGTAACTGCTTTTGCTGGGGCATATCTGAAACAGTGGGATCTGATCCTAACTTCAACATTATTAGCCATAATACCTATAATTATCCTATATTTGTTTGCTCAACGCTACATAATCAAGGGGATGGTTGAAGGTTCAATAAAATAA
- the malQ gene encoding 4-alpha-glucanotransferase, which produces MNSKHKRDAGILLHITSLPSPYGIGDLGRNAYAVADWMEKADIRLWQLLPLNPTGFGNSPYAPRSTFAGNELLIDLESLMHEGFLSSEDLLSLPSFPDDRVHFQLVQERKLPLLKKAARAFLTARMDKEDAFLCFCNEQAFWLDDYALFMVLYETYQDARWFSQWPDKFAKRDKNVLRAFSLEHEREIAIWKVLQYFFALQWDAFKRYVNAKRIQLVGDVPIFVAADSADTWSNVHLFKTDDEGHFSAVSGVPPDIFSATGQLWGNPVYDWDVLEAEGYQWWIKRLERLFAMIDILRIDHFRGFDAYYEIPAGDRTAERGKWIDVDGKSFFKKVRDHFGSVPIIAEDLGLMTDSVEALRDDNGFPGMKILQFGFSKDEKGRSNYYDDFLPHNWEENFVAYTGTHDNNTTLGWFNSLDIQDKEMVLTYLDCKESEVVRKMIRTLMLSCARTAIIPMQDLLEKDEEARMNYPSTCNDVNWSWRATAEEFTGEIAHELAHLVAISARNGLLGN; this is translated from the coding sequence ATGAATAGCAAGCATAAACGAGATGCCGGTATCCTTTTGCACATCACCAGTCTTCCTTCTCCTTACGGTATCGGGGACTTGGGGCGTAATGCCTATGCTGTTGCCGATTGGATGGAAAAGGCTGATATCCGCCTCTGGCAACTCTTGCCGCTCAATCCAACAGGATTTGGGAATTCTCCCTATGCTCCACGTTCAACGTTTGCCGGTAATGAGTTGCTCATAGACCTGGAATCGTTGATGCATGAAGGATTCCTCTCCTCTGAGGATTTGCTTTCCTTGCCATCTTTTCCAGATGATAGGGTACATTTTCAACTGGTGCAGGAAAGAAAGCTGCCACTCTTAAAGAAAGCTGCAAGGGCATTTCTTACTGCCAGAATGGATAAAGAGGATGCGTTTCTTTGCTTTTGCAATGAGCAAGCGTTCTGGTTGGATGACTATGCGCTTTTTATGGTCCTGTATGAGACCTATCAGGATGCACGTTGGTTCAGCCAATGGCCTGATAAGTTTGCCAAACGTGATAAGAATGTGTTGAGGGCGTTTTCCCTGGAACATGAGAGAGAGATCGCCATCTGGAAGGTGTTGCAATACTTCTTTGCTTTGCAGTGGGATGCATTCAAAAGGTATGTTAATGCAAAGCGTATTCAACTGGTAGGTGATGTTCCCATTTTCGTGGCAGCTGACAGTGCAGATACCTGGAGCAATGTACATCTATTCAAGACGGATGATGAAGGGCATTTCAGCGCTGTAAGTGGGGTACCTCCAGATATCTTCAGTGCAACAGGTCAGCTTTGGGGGAATCCTGTCTATGATTGGGATGTTCTTGAAGCTGAGGGCTACCAGTGGTGGATCAAGCGGTTGGAACGACTGTTTGCCATGATTGATATTTTGAGAATAGACCACTTCAGAGGGTTCGATGCATACTACGAAATACCAGCCGGGGATAGAACAGCAGAACGTGGTAAATGGATTGATGTAGATGGTAAAAGCTTTTTCAAGAAAGTGCGAGACCACTTTGGATCAGTCCCTATCATTGCAGAGGACCTTGGTTTAATGACCGACTCAGTTGAAGCTTTACGGGATGACAATGGATTTCCAGGAATGAAAATTCTGCAATTTGGATTCAGTAAGGATGAAAAGGGAAGAAGTAATTACTATGATGACTTTCTTCCGCATAACTGGGAAGAGAACTTTGTAGCGTATACCGGTACCCATGACAACAATACCACCCTTGGTTGGTTCAATTCCCTTGATATACAGGACAAGGAGATGGTGCTTACCTATCTTGATTGCAAAGAGAGTGAGGTGGTGAGGAAGATGATTCGTACCCTGATGCTCTCCTGTGCCCGTACAGCCATCATCCCCATGCAAGATCTCTTGGAGAAGGATGAGGAAGCAAGGATGAACTATCCTTCAACTTGCAATGATGTCAATTGGAGTTGGCGAGCTACTGCAGAAGAGTTTACTGGTGAAATTGCTCATGAGCTGGCCCACCTGGTTGCAATATCTGCCAGAAATGGGCTGCTGGGAAATTGA
- a CDS encoding sugar ABC transporter permease → MKQRGLVNTLFLLPVVLAFILIIVIPFLLGMYYSLTDWNGVSPTVTFIGFENFAKILKAPDFIHSFLVTIGFTIINVLLVNLVSFSLSLIVTSKVRFRNFYRAGFFVPYLIGGIVLGYIWQFIFNNILVSIGTHYSIEFLKTSFLSNPSTVIWAMSAVNTWQYSGYIMLIYVASIQSIPKSLMEAASVDGAGFLRNVIHILIPMMANAFTISLFLTLTHSFKQFDMNYTLTNGGPATRFLETPVKASQLLAMNIFDTASANRMAQAQSKAVVLFVVLVVVSLIQVSANKKKEVEM, encoded by the coding sequence ATGAAACAGCGTGGCCTTGTCAATACCTTGTTCTTGTTGCCAGTTGTATTAGCTTTTATCTTGATTATTGTCATACCGTTCTTACTTGGCATGTATTATTCTTTGACGGATTGGAATGGGGTGAGTCCGACTGTCACGTTTATAGGGTTTGAAAACTTTGCAAAGATCTTGAAGGCTCCTGACTTTATCCACTCCTTTCTTGTCACGATTGGGTTCACCATTATTAATGTACTACTGGTAAATCTTGTGAGTTTCTCTCTTTCCCTCATTGTGACAAGCAAAGTGAGGTTTCGCAATTTCTATCGTGCCGGTTTTTTTGTACCGTATCTTATTGGAGGTATCGTACTTGGTTATATCTGGCAGTTTATTTTTAACAATATTCTCGTTTCGATTGGAACACACTATAGCATAGAATTTCTAAAAACCTCCTTCCTCAGTAATCCAAGTACTGTTATTTGGGCGATGTCAGCAGTGAATACCTGGCAATATTCCGGGTATATTATGTTGATTTATGTAGCATCGATACAAAGCATTCCAAAATCCCTTATGGAAGCAGCTTCCGTTGATGGTGCAGGGTTTCTCCGAAACGTCATCCATATTTTGATTCCTATGATGGCAAATGCATTCACTATCAGCCTATTCCTTACGCTTACGCATTCTTTCAAGCAATTTGATATGAACTATACCCTAACAAACGGTGGACCCGCCACACGATTTTTAGAGACCCCAGTAAAGGCTTCACAATTATTGGCAATGAATATTTTTGATACTGCATCTGCAAATAGAATGGCACAGGCGCAATCGAAGGCTGTGGTACTTTTCGTCGTCTTGGTGGTGGTGTCATTGATCCAAGTTTCAGCCAATAAAAAGAAAGAGGTAGAAATGTAA
- a CDS encoding carbohydrate ABC transporter permease, with protein sequence MNLQTKEKRINYGLIIILSLLTILFISPILIVLMNSFKSKLFISNEPFSFPNPDTYAGGENYITGSEKIKFFDAFGYSLFITVFSVISISLITSMLAWYITRVKTKFTNFVYYLLVFSMIVPFQMVMFTMSKTANLLHLDNPVGIIVLYVGFGAGLGTFMFSGFIKSIPLSLEEAAMIDGAGPVKTYFLIVFPMLKPTAITVAILNSMWIWNDYLLPYLTIGTEYKTIPVAIQYLRGGYGAVDMGAMMAMLVLAMVPIIAFYLAAQKHIIRGVVAGAVKG encoded by the coding sequence ATGAACCTACAAACCAAAGAGAAACGGATCAACTATGGTTTGATCATTATCCTTTCCCTCCTTACCATTCTGTTCATCTCACCAATCTTGATCGTACTGATGAACTCTTTTAAATCAAAGCTGTTCATTTCCAATGAACCATTTTCATTTCCCAATCCTGATACCTATGCAGGAGGGGAGAACTATATAACTGGATCAGAGAAGATCAAGTTCTTTGATGCATTCGGCTATTCACTGTTCATCACCGTCTTCTCCGTGATCAGCATCTCATTGATTACGAGCATGCTTGCCTGGTATATCACCAGGGTGAAAACAAAGTTCACCAACTTTGTCTATTACTTGTTGGTATTTTCCATGATCGTCCCCTTCCAGATGGTCATGTTTACAATGAGTAAAACGGCCAACTTGCTCCATCTCGATAACCCAGTTGGCATTATCGTGCTCTATGTAGGATTTGGTGCAGGACTGGGAACTTTCATGTTCAGTGGATTCATCAAGAGTATTCCCCTTAGCCTGGAAGAGGCTGCCATGATTGATGGGGCTGGGCCTGTAAAGACGTACTTCCTGATTGTCTTCCCAATGCTCAAGCCAACTGCGATCACCGTAGCCATATTGAATTCAATGTGGATATGGAATGACTATTTGCTTCCGTATCTTACCATTGGAACAGAGTACAAGACTATTCCGGTTGCCATACAATATTTGAGAGGTGGCTATGGAGCTGTAGACATGGGTGCCATGATGGCAATGCTGGTCTTGGCCATGGTTCCAATCATTGCTTTCTATCTTGCAGCACAGAAGCACATCATCCGTGGTGTAGTTGCTGGAGCCGTGAAGGGTTGA
- a CDS encoding extracellular solute-binding protein, which yields MKKGILGVLLSVFLVSSIFAGGAQESTKGETVVTMFHNKVEIKDALDAYAAFYSENTDGVTVTVEALGGGGDYGSGMKAKAQSDQIPDIFVIEGIGGYEIWKDYIADLSDQPWVTDTDLEMIVDGKVIGFPVAIEGYGMAYNAGILEKAGIDPATLTTRDAYEEAFKTLEAKKDLLGIDAPVSMAASLSGGMWWVAAQHNLAVYWGGGLDFTDTTVIDMALEGKMDEARFREYAKYLQLLYKYSDQAILVNGAYDDQVAAFAQGKTAFLHQGNWVDPNLGQLNTDFEMGYAPHAFTNTPQEGLFLFAPSFYVVNKHSPNAEEAKKFLATMAGTPEGHSYMVNDASMIPAFNSVSLEPKGKLSQALMEANKKGGNYGVFFGMLPDGAGQNVFGPIYDLFAQEQDNLEGFVADMKVAIGNLPNM from the coding sequence ATGAAAAAAGGAATTCTTGGTGTTCTATTATCAGTATTTCTGGTGTCCAGCATATTTGCAGGTGGGGCACAAGAATCTACCAAGGGCGAGACAGTAGTGACGATGTTTCATAACAAAGTTGAAATAAAAGATGCCTTGGATGCATATGCTGCTTTCTATTCTGAAAACACTGACGGAGTTACTGTGACCGTAGAAGCACTAGGAGGTGGTGGTGACTATGGTAGTGGGATGAAAGCAAAAGCTCAATCTGATCAGATTCCTGATATCTTTGTCATAGAAGGAATAGGCGGATACGAGATTTGGAAAGACTATATTGCTGATCTTTCTGACCAACCTTGGGTAACCGACACAGATCTTGAAATGATTGTAGATGGAAAGGTCATTGGTTTCCCTGTTGCAATTGAAGGGTATGGTATGGCTTATAATGCTGGGATTCTTGAAAAGGCTGGAATCGATCCAGCTACGCTTACAACACGTGATGCATATGAAGAGGCCTTCAAAACCCTTGAAGCCAAGAAGGACCTCTTGGGGATTGATGCTCCAGTATCCATGGCAGCATCCCTCAGTGGTGGTATGTGGTGGGTTGCTGCACAACACAACCTTGCAGTGTACTGGGGTGGTGGTCTTGACTTTACCGATACAACTGTAATTGATATGGCCCTGGAAGGAAAGATGGACGAAGCACGATTCAGGGAATACGCAAAATATTTGCAACTTCTGTACAAGTATTCAGACCAAGCAATCCTAGTAAATGGAGCATATGATGACCAAGTTGCTGCATTTGCACAAGGCAAGACAGCTTTCTTGCACCAAGGAAACTGGGTTGACCCAAACTTGGGGCAACTTAATACTGATTTCGAGATGGGATATGCCCCACACGCATTCACCAATACTCCTCAAGAAGGTTTATTTCTCTTTGCCCCCAGTTTCTATGTTGTGAATAAGCATTCACCTAATGCTGAAGAAGCAAAGAAGTTTCTTGCAACAATGGCTGGAACCCCAGAAGGGCACAGTTACATGGTTAATGATGCAAGCATGATCCCCGCATTCAATTCAGTCTCACTGGAACCAAAGGGAAAGCTCAGCCAGGCCCTCATGGAAGCTAATAAGAAAGGTGGGAACTATGGAGTATTCTTCGGTATGCTTCCTGATGGAGCTGGCCAGAATGTATTTGGACCCATCTATGACCTGTTCGCACAGGAACAGGACAACCTTGAAGGTTTCGTTGCTGATATGAAAGTTGCAATAGGAAATCTCCCGAATATGTAA
- a CDS encoding alpha-glucosidase, with amino-acid sequence MKIVLVGAGSLQFGLGMLGDIFQSKVLAGSEVILLDINAKAVDRVARIANEFLKKEGLDFSVQATLDRKEAFKGTTFIITSIEVGDRFKLWDDDWKVPLQYGIHQVYGENGGPGGVFHSLRIIPHILDIVGDAVEICPDAWIFNYSNPMTAIGTTVMRKYPQAKFVGMCHEIGWLDRWLPEMLGMEREKFSYRAAGLNHFSCMYQVEDIATGEDLYPQVLEKASEFFKHEAGYSDFYETYLKTGQMESHEAFHKKGSARKGRFEWTDKRIAKFMLQYFKLLPITVDSHFGEYLAWAWDIVDHRGILDFYDYYRAALTVEHKPEIELKLHERVVPIIEGIITNSGYEEPAVNVLNNGLIPDLPSWVVVEVPAIINKDGVNGIKIPSLPKGYLALLRSYCGVYDLTAEAILCKSKDLAIQAIIANPIVNQVARIEDMVSRMIDIQNKWLGYLE; translated from the coding sequence ATGAAAATAGTATTAGTAGGAGCTGGATCTCTCCAGTTCGGGCTCGGAATGCTCGGTGACATTTTTCAAAGCAAGGTACTTGCCGGCAGTGAGGTGATATTGCTTGATATCAATGCTAAAGCGGTAGATAGGGTAGCTCGCATTGCAAATGAATTTCTCAAGAAGGAGGGACTGGACTTCTCTGTTCAGGCAACACTTGACAGGAAAGAAGCCTTCAAAGGAACGACTTTCATCATTACCTCTATTGAGGTAGGAGATCGTTTCAAGCTTTGGGATGATGATTGGAAAGTACCCTTGCAGTATGGAATACACCAGGTCTATGGCGAAAACGGAGGACCTGGAGGTGTGTTCCATTCACTACGAATTATTCCTCACATCCTCGATATTGTTGGGGATGCAGTTGAGATTTGTCCTGATGCATGGATTTTCAATTACTCGAATCCGATGACGGCAATCGGAACCACAGTAATGAGAAAGTATCCTCAGGCAAAGTTTGTAGGGATGTGTCACGAAATTGGATGGCTCGACCGTTGGCTCCCTGAGATGTTAGGTATGGAGCGTGAAAAATTCTCCTATCGGGCTGCTGGATTGAATCATTTCAGTTGTATGTACCAGGTGGAAGATATTGCAACAGGTGAGGATCTCTATCCCCAGGTGCTTGAGAAAGCAAGCGAATTCTTCAAACATGAAGCTGGATATAGTGATTTTTATGAGACCTATCTTAAAACTGGACAAATGGAAAGCCATGAAGCGTTCCATAAAAAAGGTTCTGCCCGAAAAGGACGTTTTGAATGGACAGATAAACGAATAGCCAAATTCATGCTTCAATATTTCAAGTTGCTCCCCATTACAGTAGACAGTCACTTCGGGGAATATCTAGCATGGGCCTGGGATATTGTTGATCATAGGGGAATCTTGGATTTCTATGATTATTATCGAGCAGCACTTACTGTTGAACATAAACCTGAGATTGAATTAAAGTTACATGAAAGGGTAGTACCCATTATTGAAGGAATCATCACTAATTCTGGATATGAAGAACCAGCAGTCAATGTTCTAAATAATGGGCTAATACCAGATCTTCCATCTTGGGTGGTTGTGGAAGTTCCTGCAATCATCAATAAAGATGGAGTTAATGGTATCAAGATTCCATCTCTTCCGAAGGGATATCTTGCACTACTTAGAAGTTACTGTGGTGTGTATGATCTAACAGCTGAAGCAATTCTGTGTAAAAGCAAAGATCTAGCTATACAAGCAATTATAGCAAACCCAATAGTAAACCAAGTTGCACGTATCGAGGATATGGTTTCGCGTATGATTGATATTCAGAATAAGTGGCTTGGGTATCTTGAATAA
- a CDS encoding Arc family DNA-binding protein: MDAKDKSKKQVLLRLSSSLWKELAAWAEEDFRSINGQIEFLLTESVRSRRKALKDDEIET; the protein is encoded by the coding sequence ATGGATGCAAAGGATAAGAGCAAGAAACAGGTATTGTTGCGTCTTTCGTCATCGCTGTGGAAAGAGCTGGCCGCTTGGGCGGAAGAGGACTTCCGCTCCATTAACGGCCAGATTGAGTTTCTGCTCACTGAGAGCGTACGTTCCCGGAGGAAAGCGCTCAAGGATGACGAAATAGAAACATAA
- a CDS encoding DUF72 domain-containing protein, which produces MNTMRFGTCSWKYESWEGLVYEPGNSKRYLAQYADTYDSVEVDRWFWSLGKQSYGLPDPHDVREYDQDTPESFRFTIKCPNTLTLPFSYQSKNEPNPWFLDAEVFYRFVETLEPLIPKIGLLMFQFGYLNRSMFKDRNDFLDSLDRFFSLLPDSLPYAVELRNPAWMDASYFSFLEERQIGPVLLSGYWMDNLDTQLQRAGSHLHSPFCVRLHGEDRKEIEKESGGKWDRILESHDQELIAIAPRLVKLAQEGKVIYINVNNHYEGSAPLTIRKLMDYLQEA; this is translated from the coding sequence ATGAATACCATGCGCTTTGGAACATGTTCGTGGAAATATGAGAGTTGGGAAGGATTGGTATATGAGCCTGGTAACTCCAAGCGATACCTTGCCCAGTATGCCGATACCTATGATTCGGTGGAAGTGGATAGATGGTTCTGGTCGCTGGGAAAGCAGAGCTATGGTCTTCCTGACCCCCATGATGTGAGAGAATATGACCAGGATACTCCTGAAAGCTTTAGGTTTACCATCAAATGTCCAAACACTCTGACTCTTCCATTCAGTTACCAAAGCAAGAATGAACCAAACCCTTGGTTTCTTGATGCCGAGGTGTTTTATCGGTTCGTAGAAACCCTTGAGCCGCTTATTCCAAAAATTGGGTTATTGATGTTTCAATTTGGATATCTGAACCGTAGTATGTTCAAAGATCGTAATGATTTCCTAGATTCTCTTGACAGATTTTTTTCCTTGCTCCCTGATTCTCTTCCCTATGCAGTAGAGCTCAGGAATCCCGCATGGATGGATGCTTCCTACTTCTCCTTCCTGGAGGAACGGCAAATAGGTCCTGTTTTGCTCTCTGGGTACTGGATGGACAATCTTGACACCCAGTTACAGAGAGCAGGGTCTCATCTCCATTCTCCTTTTTGTGTGCGTTTGCATGGTGAAGACAGAAAAGAAATTGAAAAGGAGAGTGGAGGGAAGTGGGATCGTATTCTGGAAAGTCATGATCAGGAATTGATTGCAATTGCCCCAAGACTTGTCAAGCTTGCACAGGAGGGTAAGGTGATTTACATCAATGTGAATAACCACTATGAAGGAAGCGCCCCGCTTACAATCAGGAAGTTGATGGATTATCTCCAAGAGGCATAG
- a CDS encoding LacI family DNA-binding transcriptional regulator, translating to MQTIKEISQRAGVSPTTVSNVIHGRTGKVSPEVRAKVERILEEVNYAPNMAATILAHENSRIVGVIFFSETRRDETQLEDPFSFTILGNIEWELRKLGYYMMVHTTSDQNEVLRFVQSWKLAGVIILWVPQSIIPHINEHVSCPVVHIDSYHIEGDMKHYRVGIEDRLGGYQLSKYLLSMGHREMVFLSNGPNRTVSDRMRFYGLSDGFREYGMTLEEQNFIPLPQSKEERYKIYSELSSFENASTVIVFSADYYASEAIAFFHKIGIDVPDDISVTGFDDNIFSRITSPTITTIHQDTAERGRLAVDMLIKLIEGEVVEPHQVSLPVYLQVRESVKRI from the coding sequence ATGCAGACTATCAAGGAAATTTCCCAGAGGGCTGGTGTCAGTCCTACTACTGTCTCAAACGTAATTCACGGAAGAACTGGGAAAGTCTCTCCAGAGGTACGCGCAAAGGTTGAAAGAATACTGGAAGAAGTAAATTATGCTCCAAACATGGCAGCGACAATACTAGCTCATGAAAATTCTCGAATTGTTGGAGTGATTTTTTTCAGTGAGACACGTCGGGATGAAACCCAGCTCGAGGATCCATTTAGTTTTACCATTTTAGGCAACATTGAATGGGAACTAAGGAAACTTGGGTATTATATGATGGTACATACAACGAGTGACCAAAATGAAGTCTTACGGTTTGTCCAGTCCTGGAAACTTGCCGGAGTCATCATTCTCTGGGTTCCACAATCGATAATCCCTCATATCAATGAACATGTATCATGTCCGGTTGTCCATATTGATAGTTACCATATTGAAGGTGATATGAAACACTATCGTGTGGGCATAGAAGATCGACTGGGAGGCTATCAGCTATCAAAATATCTCTTGTCAATGGGGCATCGTGAAATGGTTTTTCTCTCCAATGGCCCAAATAGGACAGTTTCTGACCGTATGAGATTTTATGGGCTTTCAGATGGTTTTAGAGAGTATGGAATGACCCTAGAAGAACAAAACTTCATTCCTCTTCCGCAGAGCAAGGAAGAACGTTATAAAATTTATTCAGAACTCTCTTCTTTTGAAAATGCAAGTACTGTTATAGTCTTTTCTGCTGATTATTACGCTTCAGAGGCAATAGCATTTTTTCATAAGATTGGTATTGATGTACCTGATGATATTTCAGTCACTGGGTTTGATGACAATATTTTCAGCAGGATAACCTCTCCGACAATAACTACAATTCATCAGGATACAGCAGAACGAGGAAGACTCGCTGTTGATATGTTGATCAAACTTATTGAAGGAGAAGTTGTTGAACCACATCAGGTAAGTCTGCCTGTCTATTTACAAGTACGAGAATCAGTGAAAAGAATATAG
- a CDS encoding 5'-nucleotidase C-terminal domain-containing protein has translation MKRVLLKRVLLGILMLCITMGFLFAQPLPEQADELVILATTDIHGNVWGFSYENDKETNNNGMARIATYVEQVREAHPAVILVDNGDVIQGNIMTDDLYNKREGEHPVIRAMNLLDYDSLTLGNHEFNFGENLIKRIQTLANFPVLSANMSRVDGTMAALPYTIVERSGVKVGIIGLTNPNAPRWDGEKTDPFVYAPVGPAARRVVDILDDKVDVLVVVAHVGLYPEYDVDGGSDGGLAILELCPEIDVLIVGHAHTTIAEVQNGIAIGGAKNLGREVIRIDLSLDENKQVDGQEVTIVDMTDYEPSELIRGNAFIKEAHQATRDFISGGAPSADGSPSGGIFGTAAVDFQPKNEIMGIPEGKLRDTAVMDFINEVQLLNSGADVSAAALFADTSDIPKGPINYGTIFGIYKYDNTLYRVPVTGAELKAYMEWSATCYNQWKPGDISISFNPDKPGYLYDMFSGVDYEIDLSKPEGQRIKNVMFKGKPLSDTQKLTLAVNNYRYSSALKAQKLVSGVREWESPNSIRDMLVAYIKEKGTIYPKVDNNWKIVGVNLDSPYRKQVIKMVNEGKLESPYNNPLNVNELKKQGIIK, from the coding sequence ATGAAACGAGTACTCTTGAAGCGGGTATTGCTTGGCATTCTGATGCTTTGCATCACAATGGGATTCCTCTTTGCACAACCCCTGCCAGAACAGGCGGATGAGCTGGTCATTCTTGCCACCACAGATATTCATGGAAATGTCTGGGGATTCAGTTATGAGAATGACAAGGAGACTAACAACAACGGTATGGCCCGCATTGCTACCTATGTGGAGCAGGTGCGTGAAGCCCATCCAGCTGTCATCTTGGTAGATAATGGCGACGTTATCCAAGGAAATATCATGACTGATGATCTCTACAACAAGAGAGAAGGGGAGCATCCTGTCATCCGTGCAATGAATCTCTTGGATTATGATAGCCTGACATTGGGAAACCATGAATTCAACTTTGGGGAGAACTTGATCAAACGTATCCAAACGCTGGCAAACTTCCCCGTACTATCGGCGAACATGTCTCGGGTGGATGGCACCATGGCCGCCCTTCCGTACACCATTGTAGAGAGGTCTGGTGTAAAGGTCGGTATCATCGGCCTTACCAATCCAAATGCACCAAGATGGGATGGTGAAAAGACTGATCCCTTTGTCTATGCTCCTGTAGGCCCTGCTGCAAGACGGGTAGTGGATATCTTGGATGACAAGGTCGATGTCCTGGTAGTTGTTGCTCATGTGGGATTGTATCCTGAATATGATGTTGACGGTGGCAGTGATGGAGGCCTGGCAATCCTTGAGCTCTGCCCTGAGATTGATGTGCTTATCGTTGGGCATGCCCATACCACGATTGCTGAGGTGCAAAATGGTATTGCCATCGGTGGGGCAAAGAACCTCGGTCGTGAGGTTATCCGCATCGACCTCAGTCTTGATGAGAACAAGCAGGTTGATGGACAGGAAGTGACTATCGTTGATATGACTGACTATGAACCGAGTGAGTTGATCAGGGGAAATGCTTTCATAAAGGAAGCACATCAAGCCACCAGAGACTTTATTTCCGGTGGAGCTCCTTCTGCTGATGGAAGTCCCAGTGGTGGTATATTTGGAACAGCAGCAGTTGACTTCCAACCCAAGAATGAGATTATGGGTATCCCTGAGGGAAAACTTCGTGATACCGCTGTCATGGATTTCATCAATGAGGTACAACTGCTTAACAGTGGTGCAGATGTGTCAGCAGCTGCGCTCTTTGCCGATACCAGTGATATTCCCAAGGGACCGATCAACTACGGAACCATCTTTGGTATTTATAAGTATGATAATACCCTCTATCGCGTACCGGTCACCGGTGCTGAGCTGAAAGCCTACATGGAGTGGTCTGCAACCTGTTACAACCAGTGGAAGCCGGGTGATATTTCCATCAGCTTCAACCCAGACAAACCAGGTTATCTCTATGATATGTTCAGCGGTGTTGACTATGAGATCGACCTGAGCAAACCTGAAGGGCAGAGGATCAAGAATGTCATGTTCAAGGGCAAGCCGCTTTCTGATACACAGAAACTTACCCTCGCAGTGAACAACTACCGATATTCTTCGGCCCTGAAAGCACAGAAACTGGTATCGGGAGTACGGGAATGGGAGAGTCCAAACTCAATTCGCGATATGCTCGTCGCCTATATCAAGGAAAAGGGGACTATATATCCAAAGGTAGACAACAACTGGAAGATCGTTGGGGTGAACCTTGATAGTCCCTATCGCAAGCAGGTGATCAAGATGGTTAATGAGGGGAAACTTGAATCACCCTACAATAATCCATTGAATGTTAACGAATTGAAGAAACAGGGAATCATCAAATAA